Proteins co-encoded in one Candida albicans SC5314 chromosome 3, complete sequence genomic window:
- a CDS encoding uncharacterized protein (Ortholog of S. cerevisiae : YEL023C, C. glabrata CBS138 : CAGL0I03168g, C. dubliniensis CD36 : Cd36_84380, Candida tenuis NRRL Y-1498 : CANTEDRAFT_101635 and Pichia stipitis Pignal : PICST_19384): MSLVEEPMIVNNGKNHPTHHNASKSIQKTNHSKSIVLCFDGTENEFGPKPFTNVLKLFQMLDRNNSSQICYYQPGIGSKFNADINNVFEKNFTSTVLSKITNRADSLVAFTLEKHVIAAYSFLTSVYKTNDKIYLFGFSRGSFTARIIAGMIELLGLVNSGLEDMAPLAWRIYTSWEYAGQPVIHSENKTSTMAKEFKKSFSRTDVRVHFMGLWDSVNSVGILWDRMFPYTIKTANVDHTRHAISIDERRSKYKQQLFSPIESSDVGSKGSNTYSSPISYGSFTSVRSLVDILKQFVERFNRRKSRPLPAINDLIEVYFPGNHGDIGGGWKASSDNQVLSSVSLRWMLAHAIKYGVRFQPQSISQWSSDHPPISSFLSPNHDILSFSSKSPDSRSDIVLPEFPIKLFAGRGEESFLYVLFWWILELIPFLRITEIQEDGYWKRAFVPNLGKHRVLPSTSLFHWSVFYRLHYAADYNPKNLHNLSLGEKFIESLMQFKIFKFNEIYSYSENLTVKKIKNDWTPRFWKKVPDELSEYLEKDANL, encoded by the exons ATGTCGTTAGTTGAAGAGCCAATGATTGTCAATAATGGCAAAAATCACCCCACTCACCACAATgcttcaaaatcaatacaaAAGACAAATCACTCTAAAAGCATTGTTTTATGTTTTGATGGTAcagaaaatgaatttggtCCGAAACCATTTACAAATGTTTTGAAGTTGTTTCAGATGTTAGATAGAAACAACTCTAGTCAAATATGTTACTATCAACCTGGAATTGGATCCAAATTCAATGCTGACATTAATAatgtttttgaaaagaacTTTACTAGTACTGTTTTATCTAAAATAACCAACAGGGCGGATTCACTTGTTGCCTTTACACTTGAAAAGCATGTAATAGCCGCATACAGTTTTCTTACTAGTGTttacaaaacaaatgataaaatttatttatttggatTTAG TCGTGGAAGTTTTACCGCTAGAATCATCGCTGGAATGATTGAGTTGCTTGGTTTAGTGAACTCTGGATTAGAAGATATGGCCCCACTTGCTTGGAGAATATACACAAGTTGGGAGTATGCGGGACAACCAGTTATTCATTCAGAAAACAAAACCCTGACCATGGCCAAAGAGTTTAAGAAATCTTTTTCTCGTACCGATGTAAGAGTGCATTTTATGGGGTTGTGGGATTCAGTAAATTCTGTAGGGATTCTTTGGGATCGAATGTTTCCATACACCATCAAAACCGCCAATGTTGATCACACCAGGCATGCCATTAGTATTGATGAAAGGAGATCCAAGTACAAACAGCAGCTTTTCTCGCCAATAGAGTCAAGTGACGTAGGTAGTAAAGGCAGTAATACATATAGTTCCCCAATCAGTTACGGGCTGTTTACATCAGTGAGATCGTTAGTTGATATACTTAAACAATTTGTGGAAAGATTCAATAGAAGAAAACTGCGACCACTACCAGctattaatgatttaatcGAAGTATATTTTCCGGGGAATCATGGGGATATTGGAGGCGGGTGGAAGGCGTCACTGGATAATCAAGTATTATCAAGTGTTTCTCTTAGGTGGATGCTTGCTCATGCAATTAAATATGGGGTAAGGTTCCAGCCACAATCAATTTCACAATGGTCTTCAGATCACCCTCCAATATCTAGTTTTTTATCTCCCAATCATGATATATTGTCATTTTCTAGCAAATCACCCGATAGTAGGTCTGACATCGTTCTTCCAGAGTTTCCCATAAAACTATTTGCGGGGAGAGGAGAAGAATCGTTTTTGTATGTTCTATTCTGGTGGattttggaattgattCCCTTTTTAAGAATCACCGAGATCCAAGAAGATGGGTACTGGAAACGAGCTTTTGTACCTAACTTAGGAAAACACAGAGTTCTCCCAAGCACTAGTTTGTTTCATTGGAGTGTATTTTATAGACTTCATTATGCAGCGGATTACAATCCGAAAAACTTGCATAACCTATCATTGGGTGAAAAGTTTATAGAGCTGTTGATgcaattcaaaattttcaaatttaatgaaatataCTCCTATTCAGAAAACCTCACtgttaaaaaaatcaaaaatgaCTGGACACCAagattttggaaaaaagtCCCCGACGAATTGAGTGAGTATCTAGAGAAAGACGCCAACTTGTAA
- a CDS encoding uncharacterized protein (Protein of unknown function; induced by alpha pheromone in SpiderM medium) produces the protein MYFHSFIISSLITSAFANPIKKCGFPQDEDITNVGANGWAMSPDEPCTPGKFCPFACPPGKLMNQWDPEAVSYTFPKSMNGGLYCNEDGTTSKPFIGRSLCIDGVGTVSVVNKASDVVSFCQTVLPGNEAMLIPTEVGDGDEQVLAVPGPGYWAGTAAHYYVNLPGVSSKDACVWGTPEKAIGNWSPYVAGMNQDSNGNTFVTIGYNPKYIDDFSGNIPNFGIRIVCDNPDECNGLECEINPRQGFNKAMGPASGNSLGADYCIVTAKNHAHARIEVFQ, from the coding sequence ATGTACtttcattcatttattatcTCATCATTGATAACTTCAGCCTTTGCTAATCCAATCAAGAAATGTGGTTTTCCTCAGGACGAAGATATTACTAACGTCGGGGCCAATGGTTGGGCAATGAGTCCAGATGAACCATGTACACCAGGAAAATTTTGTCCCTTCGCTTGTCCTCCAGGAAAGTTAATGAACCAGTGGGACCCTGAAGCTGTATCATATACATTTCCAAAATCCATGAATGGAGGTTTGTATTGTAATGAAGATGGTACCACTTCAAAACCATTTATTGGAAGGTCTTTGTGTATTGATGGTGTGGGTACTGTATCTGTTGTTAACAAAGCTAGCGATGTTGTTTCCTTTTGTCAAACAGTTTTGCCAGGAAATGAGGCAATGTTAATCCCTACAGAAGTTGGGGATGGTGATGAACAAGTGCTTGCTGTCCCTGGTCCTGGGTATTGGGCAGGAACAGCAGCCCATTATTATGTCAATCTACCTGGTGTTTCCAGCAAAGATGCTTGTGTATGGGGCACTCCAGAAAAGGCTATTGGGAACTGGTCTCCATATGTAGCCGGTATGAACCAGGATAGTAACGGTAATACATTTGTAACTATTGGCTACAATCCAAAgtatattgatgatttttcaGGAAACATACCTAACTTTGGAATCAGAATTGTTTGTGACAACCCAGATGAATGCAATGGTTTAGAATGTGAAATTAATCCAAGACAAGGATTTAATAAGGCAATGGGTCCAGCATCTGGAAATTCTCTTGGTGCTGATTACTGTATTGTTACAGCCAAAAATCACGCCCACGCAAGAATTGAAGTTTTCCAATGA